Genomic window (Alphaproteobacteria bacterium):
ATCGACGCGGTACTGGAAATCGTCGGCAAGGGCGAAAACCTGGCGGTCGACGCCAATGGCCGCTTCACCCTGGAAGAAGCCATCGCCTTCGGCAAGGCCGTCGAATCGCTCGGCCTGTTCTGGATCGAGGAACCGGGCGACCCGCTCGATTTCGCCTTGCACGCGGAACTGTCGCGGCATTATTCCGGCTCGCTGGCGACGGCGGAAAACCTGTTCTCGCTACAGGATGCGAAAAACCTCGTCCTCTATGGCGGGATGCGCCGGGATATCGACTGGATGCAGTTCGACCCGGCGCTGTGCTACGGGCTGAGCGAATACCTGCGCATCGACGCAATGCTGACGGACGCCGGATGGAACCGGCGGCGGCAGGTGCCGCATGGCGGCCACCAGCTGGGCCTCAACATGGCCGCCGGCATGCAACTCGGCGGGTCGGAATCATACCCGCTGGTCTTCCAGCCCTGGGGCGGCTTCGCCGATAATGTCGATATCGTCGACGGCTATGCCCGCCCGCATGACACGCCGGGGATCGGCATGGAACTCAAATCCGCCGTCTATCGCGAGTTGCAGGCGATGACGGCGGATTGAAGGCGATTTCCGGATTGCTACCTGCTTTGCTTCCTGCCGGACAGGTAATCCATCGCGGCGGTGACGCCGCCTGTCTTGTGCGGCACGCCCGCGAGGCCGAGACCCATTTCGACGCCGCATAATGCGCCCGCCAGCATCAGGTCGTTGAAATCGCCCAGATGCCCGATCCGGAACACCTTGTCGGCAACCTTGCCGAGGCCGCT
Coding sequences:
- a CDS encoding enolase C-terminal domain-like protein, whose amino-acid sequence is MRIVDIRERTVPLASAMRNASIDFSKMTTSVAAVVTDVIRDGRPVIGYGFASNGRYAQGGVLRERLIPRILEADPAELLDASGGNFDPQRVLGVMMRNEKPGGHGERAYAAAVIDMAMWDAVAKIEEKPLWRVLSDRFNGGAADERVLVYPGGGYYYPGKGLEPLQDEMRGYLDKGYRVVKMKVAGADLDTDLRRIDAVLEIVGKGENLAVDANGRFTLEEAIAFGKAVESLGLFWIEEPGDPLDFALHAELSRHYSGSLATAENLFSLQDAKNLVLYGGMRRDIDWMQFDPALCYGLSEYLRIDAMLTDAGWNRRRQVPHGGHQLGLNMAAGMQLGGSESYPLVFQPWGGFADNVDIVDGYARPHDTPGIGMELKSAVYRELQAMTAD